One region of Bacterioplanoides sp. SCSIO 12839 genomic DNA includes:
- a CDS encoding ABC transporter permease encodes MSLMPIRLALRLLAREARSGELTLILVALLIAVTSTTAISLFSARLDLAMQSRSNDLLGADLRLKSTSLINDEWRLQAQQQGVKTARTLTFPSVVLKGDEMSLAAIKAVDEGYPLRGRLLISDQVYQQTASHTLATQGPQPGEVWVEPRLLALLQAEVGDTLELGEGEYRISAVILEESDRGGNFYTLSPRVMIHWQDVENSSLLGPGSRLQYRLLLKGDGEVLQQLRNGWPLEANQSFESLQDSNQAMSNALDRARRYLGLAALLAVVLASVAVAICAQRYAQRHYDISALMRTFGLQQRQVYQVYAWQLVILALLATVVGSSLAASLQQGLIQLLQGILPEHLPSAPLSAWLLGASSGVLTLFGFALPYILPLSRVAPLRVLRRDITPVPLSGWLITLLALAALTLLLWFFTQDLPLTLGMMMGGGIVVLLLLALLHGAIALLRKPLSQTSLPLVLRFAWQHLSRNSRQTAGQVLAFSLTLLVMVVIGVVRNDLLADWQASLPDDAPNVFAINIQPYEKDAFYQQVEAAGYRTERLYTMVPGRLLKINDQDVQNLDIAADPAINRDLALTSDRQLPDSNRIVAGDWQAINNAENQVSVEEKLAERLGVGLGDRLFFRAGGVDFQATISSIREVDWGSLSPNFYMMFSPDVLDQLPGSYLTSFYVPPEQQQQLTQLIRDFPTVTLLDMQIVLGQIQTLLMQVSLAVELILTFVLIAAALVMIATLIASLNERLREGAILRTLGASRVVIRKAQTAEFSLLALTSALLALLGGEVIVFGLYQYLLNIPYQGVFQGLGRAWLWLPPATVVMLVLVGRFLMRAAVNVAPLTVLRELE; translated from the coding sequence ATGAGTCTGATGCCGATCCGCCTTGCATTACGCTTATTGGCGCGTGAAGCCAGAAGTGGAGAACTCACCCTGATTCTGGTGGCATTATTAATTGCCGTGACTTCCACCACTGCTATTTCACTGTTCAGTGCGCGTTTGGATCTGGCCATGCAGTCGCGCTCAAACGACTTATTAGGCGCAGACCTGCGCTTAAAATCGACCAGCCTGATTAACGATGAGTGGCGCCTGCAAGCTCAACAGCAAGGTGTCAAAACGGCGCGTACACTGACGTTTCCGAGTGTGGTACTGAAAGGCGACGAGATGTCGTTGGCGGCGATCAAAGCTGTGGATGAAGGGTATCCGTTGCGTGGGCGATTATTAATCAGTGACCAGGTTTATCAACAAACCGCCTCGCATACTCTGGCAACACAAGGGCCACAACCGGGTGAGGTGTGGGTGGAGCCGCGTTTATTGGCGTTATTGCAAGCCGAGGTCGGTGACACCCTCGAACTCGGAGAGGGGGAATATCGCATCAGCGCGGTGATTCTTGAAGAAAGTGACCGCGGCGGTAATTTTTACACCTTATCACCCCGGGTGATGATTCACTGGCAGGATGTGGAAAACTCATCGTTATTAGGCCCTGGCAGCCGGTTGCAGTATCGCCTGTTGCTGAAAGGTGATGGCGAGGTGTTGCAGCAGTTGCGCAATGGCTGGCCGTTGGAAGCGAATCAGAGTTTTGAATCCTTACAAGACAGCAATCAGGCGATGTCGAATGCACTCGATCGTGCACGACGTTATTTGGGTTTAGCGGCATTATTGGCCGTTGTATTGGCCAGTGTGGCTGTTGCTATCTGTGCCCAGCGTTATGCACAGCGCCATTATGATATCAGCGCTCTGATGCGCACTTTTGGTTTACAGCAACGCCAGGTGTATCAGGTGTATGCCTGGCAGCTGGTCATTCTGGCATTGCTCGCTACGGTGGTGGGCAGCAGTCTGGCGGCGTCATTGCAGCAAGGGCTGATTCAATTATTGCAGGGAATTTTGCCAGAGCATTTACCATCGGCCCCGTTGTCAGCCTGGTTGTTGGGCGCCAGTAGTGGTGTGCTGACCTTATTTGGTTTTGCTTTACCGTATATTTTGCCGCTCTCTCGTGTTGCGCCTTTACGCGTGTTGCGCCGGGATATTACCCCCGTGCCTTTGTCCGGTTGGCTGATCACGTTATTGGCTTTGGCGGCTTTAACGCTACTGCTCTGGTTTTTCACCCAGGACCTGCCACTGACGTTGGGGATGATGATGGGAGGCGGGATTGTTGTTCTGTTGTTATTGGCTCTGCTGCACGGCGCAATTGCCTTGTTGCGTAAGCCCCTGAGTCAGACGTCGCTGCCTTTGGTATTGCGCTTTGCCTGGCAGCATCTGAGCCGTAATAGCCGCCAGACAGCCGGGCAGGTACTCGCTTTTTCACTGACGTTGCTGGTGATGGTGGTGATTGGTGTGGTGCGCAATGATTTATTGGCTGACTGGCAGGCCAGCCTACCGGACGATGCCCCCAATGTGTTTGCCATTAATATTCAACCGTATGAAAAAGATGCGTTTTACCAGCAGGTTGAGGCAGCGGGGTATCGTACCGAGCGCTTATACACCATGGTGCCCGGACGTTTGCTGAAAATTAACGATCAGGATGTACAAAATCTTGATATCGCTGCTGATCCGGCGATTAATCGCGATTTAGCTTTGACGTCCGACCGGCAATTACCAGATTCCAATCGTATTGTTGCCGGAGACTGGCAAGCGATTAACAATGCTGAAAACCAGGTTTCTGTTGAAGAAAAACTGGCGGAACGTTTAGGTGTCGGGTTAGGCGATCGGTTATTTTTCCGAGCGGGAGGCGTTGATTTTCAGGCGACCATTTCCAGTATCCGAGAGGTGGACTGGGGTTCATTATCGCCGAATTTTTATATGATGTTTTCCCCGGATGTGCTGGATCAGCTACCCGGTAGCTACTTAACCAGTTTTTATGTGCCACCAGAGCAACAGCAGCAACTCACTCAGTTAATTCGTGATTTTCCCACCGTGACTTTATTGGATATGCAGATTGTACTCGGGCAAATCCAGACATTATTAATGCAAGTGAGCCTGGCGGTTGAATTGATTCTGACCTTTGTTTTAATTGCCGCAGCTCTGGTGATGATTGCTACGCTGATTGCCAGTTTAAATGAACGCCTGCGTGAGGGAGCGATCTTGCGAACATTGGGTGCCAGTCGTGTGGTGATTCGCAAGGCTCAGACGGCCGAGTTTTCATTACTGGCGCTGACCTCCGCTTTGCTGGCTTTATTGGGGGGAGAGGTCATTGTTTTTGGTTTGTATCAATATTTGCTGAATATTCCTTATCAGGGTGTTTTTCAGGGGTTGGGCCGGGCCTGGTTATGGTTGCCACCGGCAACGGTTGTGATGTTAGTGCTGGTGGGGCGTTTTTTAATGCGGGCAGCGGTTAACGTTGCTCCGCTCACGGTATTGCGTGAGCTTGAATAA
- a CDS encoding ABC transporter ATP-binding protein, with protein sequence MTTDTTLSGNSRHASLSFDDASLIIRGLEKRVQAGNQELVILQGVDIEIKSGESVAVVGASGSGKSTLLGLMAGLDQPTSGQIHLLGQRIDDMDEDQRAAVRAKGVSFVFQNFQLLPGLTALENVMLPLEIMNAANARQQAQSWLAQVGLDHREQHYPTQLSGGEQQRVAIARAFAGSPKILFADEPTGNLDRATGHQIEELLFRMNQEQGTTLVLVTHDPQLAARCSRQVEMVDGRLQSVTEAEAVTATEVLP encoded by the coding sequence ATGACAACTGACACAACACTCTCCGGTAATTCTAGACACGCTTCTCTTTCGTTTGATGACGCCTCATTGATTATTAGAGGGCTGGAAAAGCGGGTGCAGGCTGGCAATCAGGAACTGGTCATCTTGCAGGGTGTTGATATTGAGATCAAGTCGGGTGAAAGCGTTGCTGTTGTGGGTGCCTCGGGCAGTGGCAAATCGACCTTGTTAGGGCTGATGGCAGGCCTGGATCAGCCGACTTCCGGACAAATCCATTTATTAGGGCAGCGCATTGATGATATGGATGAGGATCAGCGAGCTGCCGTGCGAGCTAAGGGTGTGTCGTTTGTGTTCCAGAACTTTCAGTTGCTGCCAGGCCTGACAGCACTGGAAAACGTGATGCTGCCGTTAGAAATAATGAATGCCGCGAATGCCCGGCAGCAAGCTCAGTCCTGGTTGGCTCAGGTCGGTCTGGATCATCGCGAGCAACATTATCCGACACAGTTATCGGGTGGCGAACAGCAACGTGTTGCCATTGCCCGGGCATTTGCCGGTTCGCCCAAAATTTTATTCGCCGATGAACCAACCGGTAATCTGGATCGGGCCACTGGGCATCAGATTGAAGAATTGTTATTCCGTATGAATCAGGAGCAGGGAACCACGCTGGTTCTGGTCACCCACGATCCACAGCTGGCGGCCCGGTGTTCGCGCCAGGTGGAAATGGTAGATGGCCGCTTGCAGTCAGTAACGGAAGCTGAGGCAGTCACTGCGACAGAGGTGTTGCCATGA